One window of the Asticcacaulis sp. SL142 genome contains the following:
- the fabG gene encoding 3-oxoacyl-[acyl-carrier-protein] reductase, with protein sequence MFDLSNKTALVTGATGGLGASIAKALHSQGANVVLSGTREAVLQELASELDERAFVAACNLSDSAEVDGLMAKAEAAAGAPVDILISNAGLTRDGLLMRMKDEDWETVIKVNLEAYFRLSRSAMKGMMKRRFGRIIGIASVVGVTGNPGQANYAASKAGMIGFSKALAQEVASRNITVNTVAPGFIASPMTDVLNDTQRDAILTKIPAGKLGEGSDIAAACVYLASEEAGYVTGQTLHVNGGMAMI encoded by the coding sequence ATGTTTGATCTGTCTAACAAAACCGCGCTGGTCACCGGCGCTACGGGCGGCCTTGGGGCCTCAATTGCTAAAGCTTTGCATAGCCAGGGCGCTAATGTGGTGCTGTCCGGCACCCGTGAGGCCGTTTTGCAGGAACTGGCGTCTGAACTGGACGAGCGCGCCTTTGTGGCGGCGTGCAATCTGTCTGATTCTGCCGAAGTTGATGGCCTGATGGCCAAGGCCGAAGCGGCCGCCGGAGCACCGGTCGATATACTGATCTCCAATGCCGGTCTGACGCGCGATGGCCTGTTGATGCGCATGAAGGACGAGGACTGGGAGACGGTTATAAAGGTGAACCTGGAAGCCTATTTCCGTCTGTCGCGTTCGGCCATGAAGGGCATGATGAAGCGCCGCTTTGGCCGTATCATCGGCATTGCCTCGGTGGTGGGCGTGACCGGCAATCCGGGCCAAGCCAACTATGCGGCGTCCAAGGCCGGTATGATCGGCTTTTCCAAGGCCTTGGCTCAGGAAGTGGCTTCGCGTAATATTACGGTCAATACGGTCGCCCCTGGCTTTATCGCCTCTCCGATGACGGATGTTTTGAATGACACGCAGCGCGACGCGATTCTGACCAAAATTCCCGCCGGAAAGCTGGGCGAGGGCAGCGATATTGCCGCGGCCTGCGTCTATCTGGCCAGTGAGGAGGCCGGTTACGTCACCGGCCAGACCCTGCACGTCAACGGCGGTATGGCGATGATTTAG
- the mltG gene encoding endolytic transglycosylase MltG has protein sequence MTKKGRPAKPRKTKRLIAPVAGLLSGLFLLFLAVLLGVYAQAFGPGPVARDNAELTSVSLKQGMGVIAIAKTLKSAGVIRSETAFRLAAKVSGRDNAMRAGTYEFDSRQPLFSVLKQIQDGKVVQHFVTIPEGRTSAQAVRILMAVEALKGDVDIPPEGSILPETYQYEPGETRQAVLDRMLDAGRKTLNDLWAKRQSGLPINTPEEALILASVVEKETGIATERPRVAAVFVNRLRKGMRLESDPTVVYGVSKGEPLGRGLRRSELDTATPWNTYLISRLPITPIANPGKASIEAVLNPAQTNDIFFVADGTGGHVFAETYDQHLVNVANWRKIENQPRDSAVTALSSKAN, from the coding sequence ATGACGAAAAAAGGCAGGCCGGCCAAACCGCGTAAGACCAAGCGTTTGATTGCGCCGGTTGCGGGCCTGTTGTCGGGTTTGTTTCTGCTGTTTCTGGCCGTGCTGCTGGGCGTCTATGCTCAGGCGTTCGGGCCGGGACCGGTGGCGCGTGACAATGCTGAGCTGACCTCGGTGTCGCTCAAGCAGGGTATGGGCGTTATCGCCATTGCCAAAACGCTCAAAAGTGCGGGCGTTATCCGCTCCGAGACGGCCTTTCGTCTGGCCGCCAAGGTCAGCGGCCGCGATAATGCCATGCGCGCGGGCACCTATGAATTTGACAGCCGCCAGCCCTTGTTCAGTGTCCTGAAACAGATTCAGGACGGCAAGGTCGTGCAGCACTTCGTCACCATCCCCGAAGGCCGCACCTCGGCTCAGGCCGTGCGGATTCTCATGGCGGTTGAGGCGTTGAAAGGCGATGTCGACATCCCGCCCGAAGGTTCAATCTTGCCGGAGACCTATCAGTATGAACCCGGTGAAACCCGTCAGGCCGTGCTTGACCGGATGCTGGATGCGGGCCGTAAAACTTTGAACGATCTGTGGGCCAAGCGTCAGTCGGGCCTGCCGATCAATACACCTGAAGAAGCGCTGATACTGGCGTCTGTGGTCGAAAAAGAAACCGGTATTGCGACTGAGCGCCCGCGCGTCGCCGCTGTTTTTGTCAATCGTCTGCGCAAAGGTATGCGGCTGGAGTCTGATCCGACCGTGGTTTACGGCGTCTCCAAAGGTGAACCGCTGGGCAGAGGTCTGCGCCGCTCGGAACTGGATACGGCGACACCGTGGAACACCTATCTGATTTCGCGTCTGCCGATCACGCCGATTGCCAATCCGGGCAAAGCATCTATTGAGGCCGTGCTTAATCCGGCTCAGACCAATGATATATTCTTTGTCGCCGATGGCACGGGCGGGCATGTGTTTGCCGAAACCTATGATCAGCATCTGGTCAATGTCGCCAACTGGCGCAAGATCGAGAACCAGCCGCGCGATTCCGCCGTTACGGCCCTGAGCAGCAAAGCCAACTAA
- a CDS encoding YicC/YloC family endoribonuclease: MALYSMTGFARRDGRHSDDLGETRWTIEVRSVNGRSLDVKCRYPAGYEHLDRLAKELCKVKFQRGQIAVNFQIITDALRAVVTINESMIDFYLRAGDGLIKSGRVEPPRWDGLLSLRGVLETAADDDTVDEGRAFEASLIDDLNNVLEDLKAARGHEGEALLHILNHHLETLTISRHNAEALAGQQLTHIRERFERRLTEIMGDTAEFQDRILQEAAVLGVKADVTEELDRLRAHIEAAHALLGADTSQGRKLDFLAQEFMREANTLCSKSTLTELTAIGLNLKSTIDQFREQIQNVE; encoded by the coding sequence ATGGCGCTTTATAGCATGACTGGCTTTGCCAGACGCGATGGCCGCCATAGCGATGATTTGGGTGAAACGCGCTGGACGATTGAGGTGCGCTCCGTCAATGGCCGCAGCCTTGATGTCAAATGCCGCTACCCGGCGGGCTATGAGCATCTCGACCGGCTGGCCAAAGAACTATGTAAGGTTAAGTTTCAGCGTGGACAGATTGCTGTGAATTTTCAGATCATCACAGATGCCCTCAGAGCCGTGGTGACTATCAATGAATCAATGATTGATTTCTATCTTCGGGCTGGCGATGGCCTGATCAAAAGTGGCCGCGTCGAGCCGCCGCGCTGGGATGGATTATTATCTCTGCGCGGGGTGTTGGAAACGGCGGCGGATGACGATACGGTTGATGAGGGACGGGCGTTTGAGGCCAGTCTGATTGACGATCTGAATAACGTGCTTGAAGACCTGAAAGCCGCGCGTGGCCATGAGGGCGAGGCGCTGCTGCATATCCTCAACCACCATCTGGAAACCCTAACCATTTCGCGCCATAACGCCGAGGCGCTCGCTGGACAACAGTTGACGCATATCCGCGAACGCTTTGAGCGTCGCCTGACGGAGATTATGGGCGACACGGCTGAGTTTCAGGATCGTATCCTGCAGGAAGCGGCCGTGCTCGGCGTCAAGGCTGATGTCACCGAAGAACTGGACCGTTTGCGGGCCCATATTGAGGCGGCCCATGCCTTATTGGGGGCCGATACATCACAGGGACGCAAGCTCGATTTTCTGGCGCAGGAATTTATGCGCGAAGCCAATACTTTGTGTTCCAAATCGACCCTGACCGAACTTACAGCTATTGGCTTGAATTTAAAATCAACGATTGATCAGTTTCGCGAGCAAATCCAGAATGTTGAATAA
- the rpsR gene encoding 30S ribosomal protein S18 produces the protein MSDDTNPTIGTPVGNAPARRPFFRRRKVCPFSGENAPKIDYKDVKLMQRYISERGKIVPSRITAVSQKKQRELAKAIKRARFLALLPYVVK, from the coding sequence ATGTCTGATGATACCAACCCAACTATCGGCACGCCCGTCGGCAACGCTCCGGCCCGCCGTCCGTTCTTCCGCCGCCGCAAGGTTTGCCCGTTCTCGGGTGAAAACGCGCCGAAGATCGACTACAAAGACGTTAAGCTGATGCAACGCTATATCTCTGAGCGTGGCAAGATCGTCCCTTCGCGTATCACCGCGGTATCGCAAAAGAAGCAACGTGAACTGGCCAAGGCCATCAAGCGCGCCCGCTTCCTTGCCCTGCTGCCCTACGTTGTGAAGTAA
- the rpsF gene encoding 30S ribosomal protein S6 gives MAYYEHVVMARQDISPQQAEALNDTLKAFIEEGGGSVAKIEYWGLRNLTYRVKKNRKAHYSLLAIDAPAPAVKEMERQLSINEDVIRFLTIRVEELDLELSPVLSRRDRPERPERSDRAPAGEFAE, from the coding sequence ATGGCCTATTACGAACATGTCGTCATGGCACGACAAGATATTTCGCCTCAGCAGGCGGAAGCTCTCAACGACACCCTGAAAGCTTTTATCGAAGAAGGTGGCGGTTCCGTCGCTAAGATCGAATACTGGGGTCTTCGCAACCTGACCTACCGCGTCAAAAAGAACCGCAAAGCGCATTACTCGCTGCTGGCGATCGACGCACCGGCGCCTGCCGTCAAGGAAATGGAACGTCAGTTGTCGATCAACGAAGACGTCATCCGCTTCCTGACCATTCGCGTCGAGGAACTTGACCTCGAACTGTCGCCCGTCCTGTCCCGTCGTGACCGTCCGGAGCGCCCTGAGCGTTCTGACCGCGCCCCGGCCGGCGAATTCGCAGAATAA
- the gmk gene encoding guanylate kinase — MLNNPRIRRGLMLIVVAPSGAGKTSLCRRLMADHEDLDLSISVTTRAPRPGEEDGREYHFIDDTRMDELVANDALLETASVHDHRYGTPREPVDKALSQGKNVLFDIDWQGAQRISVKAPSDVVRVFILPPSMSELKRRLVARAQDGMDVIERRLSRAKGEIAHWAEYDYVILNDDFDRSYAELAHIYHAEAARRSRGLWIAPFVDELMSEPL, encoded by the coding sequence ATGTTGAATAATCCCCGCATCCGTCGTGGCCTTATGCTGATCGTCGTCGCCCCGTCAGGCGCGGGTAAAACGTCCCTGTGTCGACGATTGATGGCTGATCACGAAGATCTGGATTTGTCGATTTCGGTGACTACTCGTGCCCCACGTCCGGGCGAAGAGGATGGTCGCGAATACCATTTCATTGATGATACGCGCATGGATGAACTGGTCGCAAATGATGCGTTGCTTGAGACCGCTTCGGTCCACGACCACCGCTACGGTACGCCGCGTGAGCCGGTCGATAAGGCGCTGTCACAAGGTAAAAACGTCCTGTTTGATATTGACTGGCAAGGGGCGCAGCGTATTTCGGTCAAAGCCCCGTCGGATGTCGTGCGGGTATTCATCCTGCCGCCGTCAATGTCTGAACTTAAGCGCCGGCTGGTGGCGCGCGCTCAGGACGGCATGGATGTCATTGAGCGCCGCCTAAGCCGCGCCAAGGGCGAAATCGCCCATTGGGCCGAATATGACTATGTCATTCTCAATGATGATTTTGATCGGTCCTATGCCGAACTGGCGCACATCTATCATGCCGAAGCGGCCCGCCGGTCGCGCGGTTTGTGGATTGCACCGTTTGTCGATGAACTCATGTCGGAGCCTCTATAG
- the pdxA gene encoding 4-hydroxythreonine-4-phosphate dehydrogenase PdxA translates to MILKPLVITMGDPCGIGPEIILKAWEALKRVPELCFCVVGDAAALKVSGADVAVIQDISDAHKVFAASLPVLDRPLTAPAIPGHPDSLHGPHIVRWIEEAVTLCLEGAARGLITAPIAKSVLYATGFSFPGHTEYLGNLTAAAPYDGARGPIMMLTAKDLRVVLATIHIPLCDVKKRLNADDLTHTVRVTHQALKTDFGITSPRLVMAGLNPHAGEDGAIGREEIDLLKPVIADLQAQGIDIKGPFPADSLFHDVARLTYDACICLYHDQGLIPLKTLDFWGGVNITLGLPIVRTSPDHGTGFGIAGQGIARPDSLIAAIRTAHDLSMKRHDA, encoded by the coding sequence ATCATTCTCAAACCGCTTGTTATCACTATGGGCGACCCGTGCGGTATCGGCCCTGAGATTATTCTCAAAGCTTGGGAGGCCTTAAAACGGGTTCCTGAGCTTTGTTTTTGCGTGGTTGGTGATGCCGCGGCCCTCAAAGTCAGCGGGGCTGATGTCGCCGTGATTCAGGACATATCTGACGCCCACAAAGTGTTTGCGGCCAGCCTGCCGGTGCTTGACCGCCCCCTGACCGCCCCCGCCATTCCGGGCCACCCCGACAGCCTGCACGGCCCGCATATTGTGCGCTGGATCGAAGAGGCGGTGACGCTTTGTCTTGAAGGTGCGGCGCGCGGGCTGATCACGGCCCCCATTGCCAAATCCGTGCTTTATGCCACGGGGTTCAGTTTTCCCGGCCATACTGAGTATCTGGGCAACCTTACCGCTGCCGCGCCATATGACGGTGCGCGCGGCCCTATTATGATGCTGACGGCCAAGGATTTGCGGGTAGTGCTGGCGACGATCCACATCCCGCTTTGCGATGTAAAAAAGCGCCTGAACGCCGATGATCTGACCCATACAGTGCGCGTCACCCATCAGGCTCTGAAAACTGATTTTGGGATTACATCGCCGCGTCTGGTCATGGCGGGCCTCAACCCCCATGCGGGCGAGGATGGCGCCATCGGCCGCGAAGAAATCGACCTGCTTAAGCCGGTGATCGCGGATTTACAGGCACAGGGCATCGATATCAAAGGCCCCTTTCCCGCCGATAGCCTGTTCCACGATGTAGCCCGCCTGACCTATGACGCCTGTATCTGCCTCTACCATGATCAGGGCCTGATCCCGCTCAAGACGCTCGATTTTTGGGGCGGTGTTAATATTACGCTGGGTCTGCCAATTGTGCGCACTTCACCTGACCACGGCACCGGCTTTGGGATTGCGGGCCAGGGCATTGCCCGCCCCGACAGCCTGATTGCGGCTATCCGTACCGCCCACGATTTGAGTATGAAGCGCCATGACGCCTAA
- a CDS encoding LysE family translocator, protein MLNLAAFAFTALLIELTPGPNMGYIAITALSRGRAAGFALIFGIALGLLLAGLLAATGLAVFIQSNDSAYQALRWAGVLYLLWLAWDGWRSANETSPHITDTKSTGATYFRRGLITNLLNPKAAVFYIATLPQFIDPGRETLPQSLTLTLIYVAIATAIHAVIVITGTQAGSFLANEARMVKIRRALSGLLAVTAIWLAFSTAR, encoded by the coding sequence ATGCTGAACCTTGCCGCCTTTGCGTTTACCGCCCTTTTGATTGAACTGACCCCAGGGCCGAACATGGGCTACATAGCCATAACCGCTCTGTCGCGCGGGCGGGCCGCAGGGTTTGCGTTGATCTTTGGCATAGCTTTGGGTCTGTTGCTGGCCGGTCTGTTGGCGGCGACGGGGCTTGCGGTGTTTATCCAGTCGAACGACAGCGCATATCAGGCCCTGCGCTGGGCCGGCGTTCTTTATCTCTTATGGCTGGCATGGGACGGATGGCGCTCAGCGAATGAGACCTCGCCGCATATTACCGATACCAAATCCACCGGAGCGACCTATTTCCGGCGTGGTCTGATCACCAACCTGCTTAACCCCAAGGCCGCCGTCTTTTATATAGCGACCCTGCCCCAGTTTATTGATCCCGGCCGCGAAACCTTGCCGCAAAGCCTCACCCTGACACTGATCTATGTGGCCATCGCCACAGCTATCCATGCGGTCATCGTCATTACCGGCACACAGGCCGGATCGTTCCTCGCCAATGAGGCCCGTATGGTAAAAATCCGGCGCGCCCTGTCAGGCTTGCTGGCGGTGACCGCCATCTGGCTGGCATTTTCCACAGCCAGATAA
- a CDS encoding peroxiredoxin, with protein MSKLRPAALIAILIAAASASPALAALKAGDKAPDFKLQTATNGKVSAFSLKDHLKKGPVVVYFYPKAFTGTCSLEARTFADNMAKFKALNVTVLGVSTDTIQKVTEFSKADCQGKFPVAADTDAKVAKAYDTKMAAVNMAARVSYLITPDHKVAAVHQAGDGVSHPMKMLEAAQKLKK; from the coding sequence ATGTCCAAATTGCGCCCCGCTGCCCTGATAGCGATCCTTATCGCCGCGGCCTCAGCCTCACCGGCTTTAGCGGCCCTTAAGGCGGGCGACAAAGCGCCTGACTTCAAGCTGCAAACCGCTACAAACGGTAAGGTCAGCGCGTTCTCCCTGAAAGACCACCTGAAAAAAGGCCCCGTGGTGGTCTATTTCTACCCCAAGGCCTTTACCGGCACTTGCTCACTGGAAGCGCGCACCTTTGCCGACAATATGGCGAAGTTCAAAGCGCTCAATGTCACGGTACTCGGCGTGTCTACCGACACCATCCAGAAAGTGACCGAGTTTTCCAAGGCTGACTGTCAGGGCAAATTCCCGGTCGCGGCAGACACGGACGCCAAGGTTGCCAAGGCCTATGATACTAAGATGGCGGCCGTGAATATGGCGGCGCGCGTGTCCTATCTGATTACCCCCGATCATAAGGTAGCCGCCGTACACCAAGCCGGTGACGGTGTATCCCATCCGATGAAGATGCTGGAAGCCGCTCAGAAACTGAAAAAATAA
- a CDS encoding acyl carrier protein has translation MSEVLERVRKIVIDHLDADPDKVTDKASFIDDLEADSLDIVELVMAFEEEFDIEIPDDSAEHILTVGDAVSYIQEKLSA, from the coding sequence ATGTCTGAAGTTCTTGAACGTGTTCGTAAGATCGTAATCGACCATCTGGATGCCGATCCGGACAAGGTCACGGATAAGGCGAGCTTTATCGACGATCTGGAAGCCGACAGCCTCGACATCGTCGAGCTGGTCATGGCTTTCGAAGAAGAGTTCGACATCGAAATTCCTGACGATTCCGCTGAGCACATCCTTACGGTCGGTGATGCGGTGAGCTATATTCAGGAAAAGCTCTCCGCTTAA
- the rsmA gene encoding 16S rRNA (adenine(1518)-N(6)/adenine(1519)-N(6))-dimethyltransferase RsmA, whose protein sequence is MTPKTQNELPSLRESLEQHGLMAKKSFGQHFLLDLNITRKIVRLGGPFDGDVVIEVGPGPGGLTRALLESEARSVLAIEKDARFIELLTELNDTYGPRFDVIEADAVKADERALLAERDLGEAAHLVSNLPYNVGTPLLIKWLTGPWQPLSMTLMFQLEVALRVVAPVDDNDYGRLSVIAQVLCDCEKLMDLPARAFTPPPKVDSAVVKLKPKANRPDTQLIRNLEKVTAAAFGQRRKMLRASLKPLGGEALLEKAGIDPTARAETVSPERFLTLARLL, encoded by the coding sequence ATGACGCCTAAAACGCAAAATGAGTTACCGAGTTTGCGCGAAAGCCTTGAACAGCATGGACTGATGGCCAAGAAAAGCTTCGGCCAGCACTTCCTGCTCGACCTCAACATAACGCGCAAGATTGTGCGGTTAGGTGGTCCGTTTGACGGTGATGTGGTGATTGAGGTCGGCCCCGGCCCCGGAGGCCTTACCCGCGCCCTGCTGGAATCTGAGGCCCGATCGGTGCTAGCCATCGAAAAAGACGCCCGCTTTATCGAGCTTTTGACGGAGCTTAATGATACCTACGGTCCACGCTTTGACGTGATCGAAGCCGATGCGGTTAAGGCCGATGAACGCGCCTTGCTGGCCGAACGAGATCTGGGTGAGGCCGCCCATCTGGTGTCCAACCTGCCCTATAATGTCGGCACACCACTTTTGATAAAGTGGCTGACCGGCCCGTGGCAGCCACTCAGCATGACCCTGATGTTTCAGCTTGAGGTCGCCCTGCGCGTCGTGGCCCCGGTCGATGATAATGACTATGGCCGTTTATCGGTCATTGCGCAGGTGCTCTGTGATTGTGAAAAGCTGATGGACCTGCCTGCCCGCGCCTTTACCCCGCCGCCCAAGGTCGACAGCGCCGTGGTGAAACTGAAGCCCAAGGCCAACCGGCCGGATACGCAACTGATCAGAAACCTGGAAAAAGTCACCGCCGCCGCCTTTGGCCAGCGTCGCAAGATGTTGCGCGCCTCGCTTAAACCGTTGGGCGGTGAAGCTTTGCTGGAAAAAGCCGGGATCGATCCGACCGCCCGCGCCGAGACGGTATCTCCAGAGCGCTTTCTGACACTGGCACGCCTGCTATAG
- the fabD gene encoding ACP S-malonyltransferase codes for MTLAFVFPGQGSQTVGMGSDLADNFQAAREVFAEVDDALGQKLSQLMREGPESDLTLTENAQPALMAVSMAVVRVLKADFGVDISKAAFVAGHSLGEYSALAAAEAFSLTDAARLLKLRGQAMQRAVPVGVGAMAALIGKADLELAEAACQAGSSAGVVVVANDNNAGQIVISGAKAAVELAIEKAKELGAKAMLLNVSAPFHCPLMQPAADEMQIALGKVTIVQPKSTLVANVTARPVSDVAQIAPLLVEQVTGRVRWRESVQWLAGEGAVTQFAELGAGKVLTGMIKRIAPDATAVALNTAADFEAFAASL; via the coding sequence ATGACACTTGCCTTTGTATTTCCCGGTCAGGGCAGCCAGACCGTCGGCATGGGATCAGATCTTGCCGATAACTTTCAGGCCGCGCGCGAGGTTTTCGCTGAGGTCGATGACGCTTTGGGGCAAAAGCTGTCCCAATTGATGCGTGAAGGGCCTGAAAGCGATCTGACCCTGACCGAAAATGCCCAGCCAGCCCTGATGGCTGTCTCTATGGCGGTGGTGCGCGTGCTGAAAGCTGATTTTGGCGTGGATATTTCCAAGGCCGCGTTCGTGGCGGGGCACTCTTTGGGCGAATATTCGGCCCTTGCCGCAGCAGAGGCCTTTAGCCTGACCGATGCGGCCCGTCTTTTGAAGCTGCGCGGTCAGGCCATGCAGCGTGCCGTGCCGGTCGGCGTCGGGGCCATGGCGGCTTTGATCGGCAAGGCTGATCTCGAACTGGCTGAAGCGGCCTGTCAGGCCGGATCGTCGGCGGGCGTGGTGGTGGTCGCCAATGACAACAATGCCGGTCAGATTGTGATATCGGGTGCCAAGGCGGCTGTGGAACTGGCCATCGAAAAAGCCAAGGAACTGGGCGCCAAGGCGATGCTGCTCAATGTGTCGGCACCATTCCATTGTCCGCTGATGCAACCGGCTGCCGATGAAATGCAGATAGCACTTGGCAAGGTCACGATCGTGCAACCAAAATCGACTCTGGTCGCCAATGTCACCGCCCGCCCGGTCAGCGATGTGGCACAGATCGCACCTTTGCTGGTTGAGCAGGTTACGGGCCGGGTGCGCTGGCGCGAAAGCGTACAGTGGCTGGCTGGTGAGGGGGCGGTGACGCAGTTTGCGGAACTGGGCGCAGGCAAGGTTTTGACCGGCATGATTAAGCGCATTGCCCCTGACGCGACCGCCGTAGCGCTCAACACTGCTGCCGATTTTGAAGCCTTTGCGGCTTCGCTTTAA
- the fabF gene encoding beta-ketoacyl-ACP synthase II, with protein MARRVVITGVGLLTPLGHGTEISWKRLLEGKSGAGPITAFDTTDYACTVACEIPTVDGRGGGGPDIEGSFDASKVLSNKERRKVDDFILYAIAAADEALSDANWHPETEEDQVRTGVMIGSGIGGLGVIAATALELKEKGPKRISPFFIPSSLINLASGQVSIRYGLKGPNHSVVTACATGAHAIGDAARLIKYGDADVMVAGGAESAIVPVGIAGFIACRALCTAFNDAPEKASRPYDKDRDGFVMGEGAGILVLEEYEHAKARGAKIYAEVLGYGLSGDAYHITAPSEDGDGGFRAMSLALKDAGISATEIDYVNSHGTSTMADGIELKAIEKFLGERAATGTVSSTKSAIGHLLGAAGAVEAAFCALAIRDQIAPPTINLDNPDVETPIDLVPNKAKPMKIDKVMSNSFGFGGTNAALILGKVD; from the coding sequence ATGGCTCGTCGCGTCGTGATTACTGGCGTTGGTCTGTTGACCCCGCTGGGGCATGGGACCGAAATTTCGTGGAAGCGTCTGCTGGAAGGCAAATCCGGCGCAGGCCCGATCACCGCTTTTGATACGACCGATTATGCCTGCACTGTCGCCTGTGAAATACCTACCGTAGATGGTCGCGGTGGTGGTGGCCCGGACATCGAAGGCTCTTTTGATGCCTCGAAAGTCCTGTCCAACAAAGAGCGCCGCAAGGTTGACGATTTTATCCTGTATGCGATTGCCGCCGCCGATGAAGCGCTGAGCGATGCCAACTGGCACCCTGAAACCGAAGAGGATCAGGTCCGCACCGGCGTGATGATCGGCTCCGGCATTGGGGGGCTGGGCGTTATCGCCGCCACCGCGCTGGAGCTTAAGGAAAAAGGCCCCAAGCGGATTTCGCCGTTCTTTATTCCGTCATCCCTGATCAATCTGGCGTCGGGGCAGGTGTCGATCCGTTACGGCCTTAAGGGGCCGAACCATTCGGTCGTCACGGCCTGCGCCACGGGTGCCCATGCCATTGGTGATGCGGCCCGACTTATCAAATATGGCGATGCCGATGTCATGGTGGCCGGTGGCGCTGAATCGGCCATTGTGCCGGTGGGCATTGCCGGTTTCATTGCCTGCCGCGCTCTGTGTACCGCCTTTAACGATGCGCCGGAAAAGGCCTCGCGTCCCTATGACAAAGACCGCGATGGCTTTGTGATGGGGGAGGGCGCGGGTATTCTGGTGCTCGAAGAATATGAACATGCTAAGGCGCGCGGTGCCAAGATCTATGCCGAGGTGTTGGGCTATGGCCTTTCGGGCGACGCCTATCACATCACCGCCCCGTCCGAAGATGGTGATGGCGGTTTCCGGGCCATGTCCCTGGCACTCAAAGATGCGGGAATTTCAGCTACCGAAATCGACTATGTCAATTCGCACGGCACATCGACTATGGCTGATGGCATTGAGTTGAAAGCGATCGAGAAATTCCTGGGTGAACGCGCGGCCACGGGCACTGTGTCGTCGACCAAATCAGCGATCGGCCACCTGTTGGGTGCTGCCGGTGCGGTCGAGGCCGCGTTCTGTGCGCTGGCCATCCGCGATCAGATCGCCCCGCCGACCATCAACCTCGACAATCCGGATGTTGAAACCCCCATCGATCTGGTGCCCAATAAGGCCAAGCCTATGAAGATCGATAAGGTTATGTCAAACTCCTTTGGATTCGGGGGCACTAACGCCGCGCTCATTCTGGGTAAGGTCGACTAA